From the genome of Mycobacterium kansasii ATCC 12478:
AGCACTCCGCCCCGCACCTGCGGCCGATGGTTGAGCCGGCGGTCGCGGACCACATCCCATAGCGACCCGACCGCTCCCGTCTTGGGTTCCCAGGCGCCGAACACCAGGCGAGCGACCCGCGCCAGCACCAGCGCACCCGCGCACATGGTGCACGGTTCCACGGTGACTGCCAGCGTCGTCCCCTCCAGCCGCCAGCCGTCACCGAGCACGGCCGCCGCCGCGCGCAGGGCGAGGATCTCGGCGTGCGCGGTCGGATCGCCCAGCGCCTCACGGGCATTGACCGCACGGGAAAGTTCTGTTCCGTCAGCGCCCACGACGACCGCGCCGATGGGCACATCACGCGGACCCGCCGTCGCGGCGACCGCCAACGCGGCACGGATCAGCTCTTCGTCAGCGGCCACCGACGCGGTCAGCGGTCACCGACCGAGGCGGTCGATCAGCGCCGACAGTTGCTCGGCGAAGCCCATCTCCCGGGCGATGCGCCCGAGCTGCTCGTCGGCGTAGAGGTCGGTCTCGTCGAGGATGACCCCGAGCACCGCTTCGGGCAGGCCGATGTCGGCCAGCAGGCCGAGGTCGCCCTCCTCGAACGGCTCGGCGTCCTCGAGGTCGTCGGGATCGATCTCGGCGTCCAGGCTGTCCAATGCCTCGGCGGCGATGTCGTAGTCCAGTGCCGCGGTGGCGTCCGACAGCAGCAGACGCGTCCCCGAGGGTGCAGGGCGCAGGATGATGAAGAACTCGTCGTCGATGTCGAGCAGCCCGAAGACGGCACCGGAGCTGCGCAGTTCCCGCAGTTCCGTCTCGGCGGCCGCCAGGCTGGTCAGCGCTTTCCGACCCATCGCCGCGCAGCGCCATTTGCCCTCTTCACGCACGACGGCAACGCCGAAACCGTCCGGCGCGTCGGCGGACGGGCCCGGCGCGGAGGCCCGTTGTGCTCCCATGGCCGCTTACGCTAGTCGCTGACCAGGCCCGTGACCAGACGGCCCCGCTGCGACACCGGTGGCCAGCATCAGATGGAACCAGGCACCGACCGGACAAGTGTGCCAACCTTGGGACTGTGCAGACGACACCCGTGTGCGTACTCGGGCTGGGGCTGATCGGCGGCTCGATCATGCGAGCAACGGCAGCGGCCGGCCGCGAGGTTTTCGGCTACAACCGGTCGGTGGAGGGAGCCCACGGCGCCCGGGCCGAAGGATTCGACGCCAGCACCGATCTTTCCGCGACGCTGACTCGGGCCGCGGACGTCGAAGCGTTGATCGTGCTGGCGGTTCCGATGCCGGCATTGCCCAACATGCTCGCCCACATCCGTGAGTCGGCCCCCAACTGTCCGCTGACCGACGTCACCAGCGTCAAATGCGCGGTGCTCGAAGAGGTCGCCGCCGCCGGTCTGCAGGCCCGCTTTGTGGGCGGTCACCCGATGACGGGCACCGCCCACTCGGGCTGGGTGGCCGGCCATGGGGGGCTGTTCACCCGAGCCCCCTGGGTGATCGCCGTGGACGACCATGTCGATCCTCAGGTGTGGTCGATGGTGATGACGTTGGCACTGGACTGCGGGGCGGTGGTGGTGCCCGCCAAATCCGACGAGCACGACGCCGCCGCGGCCGCCATCTCCCATCTGCCGCATCTGCTTGCCGAGGCGCTGGCGGTCACCGCCAGCGAGGTCCCGCTGGCTTTTGCGCTGGCCGCGGGTTCTTTCCGGGACGCAACCCGAGTCGCCGGCACCGCCCCGGACCTGGTGCGCGCGATGTGTGAAGCCAATACCGGCCAATTGGTGCCGGTCACCGACCGGGTCATCGAGTTGCTGGGCCGCGCCCGCGATTCGCTGGCCGGCCACGGCTCGGTGGCCGACCTGGTCGACGCCGGCAACGCCGCACGCACCCGCTACGAAAGCTTCCCGCGGTCCGACATCGTCACGGTGGTGATCGGCGCCGAGAGATGGCGCGAGCAACTGGCCGCCGCGGGCCGGGCGGGCGGGGTGATCAGATCCGCTCTGCCAATCCTGGATAGTCCACAATGAACCCTTCGGCGTCGACGGTCACGCTGGTATCGGCGACCGGTGACCGGAGCTTGATCGCGTCCAGACGTCCCTCGCTGGTGTAGCTGACGGTGGCCGCGTCGACGGTCATCTCGGGGACGTTGACATAGACCATCGGCAAGGCCAGCGACTCGGCCTTCTCGTGGATACCCAGGCGGCGGATCGGCAGGGCGTTGAAGAACGGGCTGAACACCAAGTCGACGTCGAGCGCACCGTTGTACGCCGCGCGCCGCTCGCCCTGGTGGTCGGTCACCAGCCACATGTTCTCCTCGTCGCGGGCGATAGCAAGCTGCCGTTCCCGCTCGGCCAGCGTGACGGTCAGCCCGAACCGCTTGGTGGCGCCGGACTCGTCGGTCTGCAAGTCGTAGTAGGCACCGAAGGCCGGATTTGTTGCGGTGGCCGCCGCCACGATGCGGCCGTTGGCCCTGATTCGCTTGCCGGACACCTGGATTCGTACCGATTCCATGCGTGAGACGTCCTGGGCGCGCCAAGTCAACATCGCCGACCAGACGCGCCGGGCCGGATCAGAGGGAGCGGAGTTCACACTCCTACCGTAGGACGTGTCCGGCAACCGCGGCGGAATTGGAGCTAACTGAGACGTCAATTTCGCGATTTGGCCTGGCTACAGGCTTACGCAGGCGACCGGTTCCCGGCGCAGACGCCCATACCGCCAAGGCCAGCACCCCGTCGAGGAGCAACGCCAGCGCGGCCACCATCACCGCACCGACCAGTGCGATGTGGAACTGGCGCTCCTTGATCCCGTCGATCAGGTAGCGGCCCAGCCCGCCCAGACTGGCGTAGGCGGCCACCGTCGCGGTGGCGACCACTTGCAGTGTCGCGCTGCGCAGCCCGCCGAGCAGCAGCGGCATCGCATTGGGCAGCTCGACACGCAGCAGCACCCGCGGTTCCGTCATCCCCATCGCCCGTGCGGCATCGACTACCAGCGGGTCGACTCCGGCGATGCCCGCATACGTGCCGGCCAGCAGCGACGGAATGCCCAGCAGCATCAGGGCCGCGATCGGCGGGCCGATGCCCAGCCCGAACACCAGCACCCCCAGCAGGAGCACACCCAGGGTCGGCAACGCGCGCAACCCGTTGACCACGCCGACCACCAGCACCTGGCCGCGTCCGGTGTGCCCGATGAGCATTCCGATCGGGACGGCGATCACCGCCGCGGCGGCCACGGCCAGCGCGGTGTATTCCAGGTGCTCCAGGGTCCGCGCAGCCAGCCCGTCTGGTCCGGTCCAGTTGGCCGCCGTGGAGATGTAGGACCACGTTTGCTCGAGGAAGTTCGTCGCTTTCATCGGCTACCGCCGACGATGCTGGATCTGATCCGGCGACGGCTGGCTGACGCGCGCTCCCACGGCGTGGCCAGCCGGCCGGCCAGGCTGAGCAGCATGTCGATGACGACGGCCAGGGCGAACATCGCGATGATGCCGGCCACGATCTGGTCGCTCTTGTCGGTCTGGTAACCCGCCGTGAACCAGGTGCCCAGGCCGCCGATGCCGATCACCGAGCCCACCGAAACCATCGCGATGTTGGTCACGACGACCACCCGCAGCCCCGCTACCAATACCGGGATCGACAGCGGCAGTTCGACTTTGATCATTCGGCGGATCGGTGAGTAGCCGACCGCGACGGCCGCGTCCCGCACCGGTGCCGGCACGGCATCCAGCGCCTCGAGCACGGTCCGCACTAACAGTGCCGTCGTATAGGCGGTCAGCGCGACGATGACGTTGGCCTCATCGAGGATGCGCGTTTTGATGATCAGCGGCAACGCCACGAACAGCGCCAGCGACGGGATGGTGAACACAATGCTGGCCGCTGCCGTGGTCAATCGCCGCAGCACCGGCGCGTGTTGCACCGCCAACCCCAGGGGCACCGCGATCGCCATCCCGATCAGCACCGGAATCAGCGACAGCCGCAGGTGGATCACGGTCAGCACCCAGGCGGTGTCGAGGTGGGTCAGCAGATAACGCACGCCTCAGCCCTGCCGTCGACGTGTCACCGCGGCCAGCACGTCGTCGGCCAGTACGGCGCCGATCACCTTGCCGCCACCGTCGACGGCGACACCCATCGACGACGGCGACGACAGCGCCGCATCAAGCGCCTGGCTGAGGTTTCCGTGGGGGCGGAACACCGAGCCGACGACCGTCATGACATCCGGCAACGCCGCGCCGTTTCGGTGGCGGCGCAGACCGTCGGCGTCTATCCAGCCCAACGGCGCGCGGCCGTCGTCGACCACCAGCTCCCAGCCATCCGGCAGTGGCTTGTCGTGCACGGTGTTTGCGGTCACGCAGGTGATGTCGTGCAGCGGAAGTCCGGCGCCGTCGATGAGCTGCAGCAACCGATAGCCGCGGCCGAGACCGATGAATTTCGACACGAAATCGTTGGCCGGGCGTGAAAGTAGCTTGGCCGGCTCGTCGCACTGCTGCAGGCGGCCGCCGGGCGCGAACACCGCCACCACGTCGCCGAGTTTGAACGCCTCGTCGATGTCGTGTGTGACGAAGACGACGGTTTTGTGCAATTCGCTTTGCAGGCGCAGGATTTCATTCTGTAGGTCGTGGCGGACCACGGGGTCGACGGCCGAGAACGGCTCGTCCATCAACAGGATCGGCGGGTCGGCCGCGAGCGCGCGTGCCACTCCGACGCGCTGTTGCTCGCCGCCGGAGAGCTGCGCCGGGTAACGGGTGGCGACCCTGGGACTCAGCCCGACCCGCTCGAGCACCTGATAGGCGGCTTTGCGGGCGGCCCGGCGCGACTGTCCCTTGAGCACGGGCACCGTCGCGACGTTGTCGATTACCCGTTGGTGCGGCATCAATCCCGCGTTCTGGATGACGTAGCCGATGCCGAGCCGCAACCGCACCGGGTTGACGCCTGCCACGTCGGTGCCGTTGACGGTGACGGTGCCCGAGGTCGGCTCGACCATCCGGTTGATCATCCGCAGTGCGGTGGTCTTGCCGCAGCCGGACGGGCCGACGAAGACGGTAAGCCTGCCTTGAGGGACTTCGAGGCTCAACCGGTCCAGGGCGGTGGTGCCGTCGGCGTACACCTTGGCGACTTCGTCGAAGCTGATCATGGCTGGATGGGGTGGTCGAAGCCGTTGTCGCGCAACCATTTCCGTGCCGCCTGGTCGGGATCTACGCCGTCGTTGCCCGACACCGCGGCATTGAGTTCGGCCATGCCTTCGGTCGTCAGCTTCGCCGAAACCGCGTCCAGGACATCCTTGAGGCGATCCGATTTCTTCTGCGAATTGACCAGCGGCACAATGTTGCCGGCCAAGAAGTTGTGTTCCGGGTCCGCCAGGACCACCAGGTTGTTCTGCCGGATCGCCGGCGAGGTGCTGAAGATGTTGGCGGCGGTGACGGTCCCGTCGACCAGCGCCCGCACGGTCACCGCGCCGCCGCCGTCGTTGATGGTCATGAAATTGGCTGGCGCGATGTCGAGTCCGTACTTCTGGCGCAGGCCGGGCAGCCCGGCCGGCCGGGTCTGGAATACCGACGGCGCCGCAAACTTCACCTCGGCAGAATGCGCCGCGAGATCGGCGATGGTCGTCAGGTTCCATTTGGTGGCGGTCACCTTGGTGACGGTGACGGTGTCGGTATCGGAGGCCGGTGACGGCGTCAAGATCGACAGATCGCCGGGCAACCGCTTGTAGAGCTCCAATTCGACCGCATCCAGCATGGTCGCCGTGGAGTCTGGCTGAAAGTACAGCAGCAGGTTGCCGATGTACTCCGGTACCAGGTCGATGGAATGGTCTTTGAGCGCCGGTATGTAGGTTTCGCGGCTGCCGATACCCAGTCGCCGCCCGACGTCGAAACCGTTGGCCTGCAACGCCTGCGCATAGATTTCCGCGACGATCTGCGATTCCGGGAAGTCGCCGGAGCCGACGACGATCGACTTGATGGTGCCATTTGACGACCCGAACGGGTCGGCGTTGCCGCACGCCGCCACCGGGCATGCCGTCACCAGGCAGACCGCCGCGGCAAGTGTCGCGCGACGCGTGCGCCGCAGCATCCCCATGCCGGTGACACTATCTTGAGCACGATCAGGGTGCCGCAATCCCGCCTCATGCGCGTTTTCCGCGTAGCTTGGTTTCATTCCGGGCGGGATGGGAAGAAGATGACATTATGACCAGCAACCCCTCAGGCCCGCGTGAACAGCCGCCCTCGGCTCCCAGACCTCGTGTGACCGCCAAGGACCCGGCGTCCACACTGACCCGAGCCGGCGCCCTGTGGTCGTCGTTGATCGCCGGCTTCTTGATCCTGATCCTGTTGCTGGTCTTCATCGCGCAGAACACCGCCTCCACCCCCTTCACCTTCTTGGGCTGGCATTGGAGCCTGCCGCTCGGGGTGGCCATTCTGCTGGCCGCCGTCGGGGGTGGGTTGCTGACCGTGGCGGTCGGCACCGCGCGGATCATTCAGCTGCGTCGTGTCGCCAAGAAATCCCACACACAGGCATTGCGCTCCGCCGGCCCGCCGCCCCGTTGAGCGTGCGTCCTGGGCTTTGAGTGGGCAAGCCGGGCGGCTCGATCGCGTGACCTTCCCGCCGTCGGGTCACAGCCGAAGTCACCGCCGCACACTCAACCCGAGCGGTCAGGACATCGGCTTGGTGATCTCGGCCAGGCCGCGGGAGATCAGCGGCGATACCACGTCGGGCGCGTCGTCGCCGGAATCGGCTTGGCCATCGGCGAGCTCGGACATGCGCCTGCGGAAATCGATGCCGGCCGCGATGATGGCCAGCTTGAAGTAGCCCAGCGCCATGTAGAACTCCCAATGCCCCAGCGACATCCCGGAGACCAGCGAATACCGGTCGGCCAACTCGTCAGCCGTCGGCAGCAGCGGCGACGTCCAGGCAGCCTGCGCGTTGACGATCAGATCCAGCGCGGGATCGCGGTAGACGCACATCAGGGCCGCGTCGGACAGCGGGTCCCCCAGTGTCGACAGCTCCCAGTCCACCACCGCGCGCACCGTCGCCGGGTCGTCGGCATCCAGAATCGTGTTGTCGATCCGGTAGTCACCGTGCACGATCGAGGTTCGGCTTTGCTTCGGAATCGCTTGCCGCAGAGCCGAATGCAGTCTGGCGACGTCATTGTCACGGCGGTCGTCGGGCAGCCGCACCAGGTCCCACTGCGAACCCCAGCGGCGCACCTGCCGTTCCAGGTAGCCGTCAGGTCTACCGAAATCGGCGAGCCCGACCGCGTTCGGGTCGATGCCGTGCAAGTCGACGAGCACCCGGATCAGCGCGTCGACACAGCGGTCGATGACCCGACTGCCGAAC
Proteins encoded in this window:
- a CDS encoding nucleoside deaminase: MAADEELIRAALAVAATAGPRDVPIGAVVVGADGTELSRAVNAREALGDPTAHAEILALRAAAAVLGDGWRLEGTTLAVTVEPCTMCAGALVLARVARLVFGAWEPKTGAVGSLWDVVRDRRLNHRPQVRGGVLAADCAAPLEGFFARQRLG
- a CDS encoding tRNA adenosine deaminase-associated protein — encoded protein: MGAQRASAPGPSADAPDGFGVAVVREEGKWRCAAMGRKALTSLAAAETELRELRSSGAVFGLLDIDDEFFIILRPAPSGTRLLLSDATAALDYDIAAEALDSLDAEIDPDDLEDAEPFEEGDLGLLADIGLPEAVLGVILDETDLYADEQLGRIAREMGFAEQLSALIDRLGR
- a CDS encoding prephenate dehydrogenase, which encodes MCVLGLGLIGGSIMRATAAAGREVFGYNRSVEGAHGARAEGFDASTDLSATLTRAADVEALIVLAVPMPALPNMLAHIRESAPNCPLTDVTSVKCAVLEEVAAAGLQARFVGGHPMTGTAHSGWVAGHGGLFTRAPWVIAVDDHVDPQVWSMVMTLALDCGAVVVPAKSDEHDAAAAAISHLPHLLAEALAVTASEVPLAFALAAGSFRDATRVAGTAPDLVRAMCEANTGQLVPVTDRVIELLGRARDSLAGHGSVADLVDAGNAARTRYESFPRSDIVTVVIGAERWREQLAAAGRAGGVIRSALPILDSPQ
- a CDS encoding putative glycolipid-binding domain-containing protein translates to MNSAPSDPARRVWSAMLTWRAQDVSRMESVRIQVSGKRIRANGRIVAAATATNPAFGAYYDLQTDESGATKRFGLTVTLAERERQLAIARDEENMWLVTDHQGERRAAYNGALDVDLVFSPFFNALPIRRLGIHEKAESLALPMVYVNVPEMTVDAATVSYTSEGRLDAIKLRSPVADTSVTVDAEGFIVDYPGLAERI
- a CDS encoding ABC transporter permease, encoding MKATNFLEQTWSYISTAANWTGPDGLAARTLEHLEYTALAVAAAAVIAVPIGMLIGHTGRGQVLVVGVVNGLRALPTLGVLLLGVLVFGLGIGPPIAALMLLGIPSLLAGTYAGIAGVDPLVVDAARAMGMTEPRVLLRVELPNAMPLLLGGLRSATLQVVATATVAAYASLGGLGRYLIDGIKERQFHIALVGAVMVAALALLLDGVLALAVWASAPGTGRLRKPVARPNREIDVSVSSNSAAVAGHVLR
- a CDS encoding ABC transporter permease, which encodes MRYLLTHLDTAWVLTVIHLRLSLIPVLIGMAIAVPLGLAVQHAPVLRRLTTAAASIVFTIPSLALFVALPLIIKTRILDEANVIVALTAYTTALLVRTVLEALDAVPAPVRDAAVAVGYSPIRRMIKVELPLSIPVLVAGLRVVVVTNIAMVSVGSVIGIGGLGTWFTAGYQTDKSDQIVAGIIAMFALAVVIDMLLSLAGRLATPWERASASRRRIRSSIVGGSR
- a CDS encoding ABC transporter ATP-binding protein, with the protein product MISFDEVAKVYADGTTALDRLSLEVPQGRLTVFVGPSGCGKTTALRMINRMVEPTSGTVTVNGTDVAGVNPVRLRLGIGYVIQNAGLMPHQRVIDNVATVPVLKGQSRRAARKAAYQVLERVGLSPRVATRYPAQLSGGEQQRVGVARALAADPPILLMDEPFSAVDPVVRHDLQNEILRLQSELHKTVVFVTHDIDEAFKLGDVVAVFAPGGRLQQCDEPAKLLSRPANDFVSKFIGLGRGYRLLQLIDGAGLPLHDITCVTANTVHDKPLPDGWELVVDDGRAPLGWIDADGLRRHRNGAALPDVMTVVGSVFRPHGNLSQALDAALSSPSSMGVAVDGGGKVIGAVLADDVLAAVTRRRQG
- a CDS encoding ABC transporter substrate-binding protein, encoding MGMLRRTRRATLAAAVCLVTACPVAACGNADPFGSSNGTIKSIVVGSGDFPESQIVAEIYAQALQANGFDVGRRLGIGSRETYIPALKDHSIDLVPEYIGNLLLYFQPDSTATMLDAVELELYKRLPGDLSILTPSPASDTDTVTVTKVTATKWNLTTIADLAAHSAEVKFAAPSVFQTRPAGLPGLRQKYGLDIAPANFMTINDGGGAVTVRALVDGTVTAANIFSTSPAIRQNNLVVLADPEHNFLAGNIVPLVNSQKKSDRLKDVLDAVSAKLTTEGMAELNAAVSGNDGVDPDQAARKWLRDNGFDHPIQP
- a CDS encoding LapA family protein; the encoded protein is MTSNPSGPREQPPSAPRPRVTAKDPASTLTRAGALWSSLIAGFLILILLLVFIAQNTASTPFTFLGWHWSLPLGVAILLAAVGGGLLTVAVGTARIIQLRRVAKKSHTQALRSAGPPPR
- a CDS encoding phosphotransferase family protein; the protein is MTSVHGLDGLDLAALDGYLRSLGVERDGELCGELISGGRSNLTFRVYDDATSWLVRRPPLHGLTPSAHDMVREYRVVAALQDTPVPVARTIALCEDDSVMGAPFQIVEFVAGQVVRRRAQLEAFGSRVIDRCVDALIRVLVDLHGIDPNAVGLADFGRPDGYLERQVRRWGSQWDLVRLPDDRRDNDVARLHSALRQAIPKQSRTSIVHGDYRIDNTILDADDPATVRAVVDWELSTLGDPLSDAALMCVYRDPALDLIVNAQAAWTSPLLPTADELADRYSLVSGMSLGHWEFYMALGYFKLAIIAAGIDFRRRMSELADGQADSGDDAPDVVSPLISRGLAEITKPMS